From the Streptomyces sp. 846.5 genome, the window GCCGGAGTCCTCCCGGTCCACGACCACTCCCGCCGCCCCGCCTCGGTCCTGCTCCACCACGAGGAAGGCCCCGACGGCCAGTTCGCCCTGCTCTGACCGGCCGTCCCGCAAGCAGCCCGGCCACCACCCCGCCCGCCACCAGCAGGCTGCCCGCGATCTGCCCGACCCCGGGGGAACCCGTGCCGACCAGCGGGGCGGTCGCCGCGGCTGCGACCGGGATCACGCCGGAGAAGAGTCCGGCGCGTTCCGGGCCCAGCCGTTGGACGCCGGTGTACCAGGCCCAGAAGGCCAGGACGGTGACCGGCAGCGCCATCCAGGCCAGCGCGAGGGCCTGGGTCGCGGTCGGCAGCCGTAGCACCGCCGGGCCCTGCAGCAGCAGGCCGAGCAGCAGGGCCTGGACCGAGCCCACCGCGCAGGCGCAGCCGGAGAGCAGCAGCGGGCCGAGCGGGGCGATCAGCGGGACGGCGACCAGGCCGAAGGCGACCTCGCCCAGCAGGGCGAGCAGCGAGAAGCCCAGTCCGGGCGCGTCGGTACGGCCGAAGCCCTGCACCACCGCCGCCCCGGCGACGACCAGCAGCGCCGCCCCGGCGATCCGCGGCGAGGGCCGGCGGTGTTCCAGCAGCGGTGCGAGGATCGCGATGGCCAGCGGGGCGCAGCCGACGACCACGCCGGGCACGGCCGGCTCCGCGGTGCGCTCGGCAGCAAGAACGGCGAGGTTGAAGCCGACCATCCCGGTGGCCGCCAGCAGCGCCAGCCGCAGCCACAGCCGGGGCGGCAGCGTCCGGGCCGGGGCCAGCCCGCGCGGGCCCCGGCCGGCGAGGGCGAGCAGCACCACGGCCGCACCGCCGTAGCGCAGACCCTGGCCGCCGAGGCCGGGGTAGCCGCCGAGCAGGCTCATCGCGACGAAGCTGGTGCCGACGAGGAAGGCGGCGCAGGCCGTGAGCACGGCACCCGACGCGGAAGGGCGAGGTGGTCGGTTCATACCGGCAGCCTCGTCGGCACAGTGGCCCGCGTTAAGGTCCACTGCCATGCGGAGTTCATGTACCACTTCTCAGACCGACTCCCCCGCCTGGGAGCTGCTGCTCCCGGCCGCCTCGGGGCCGCCGCGCGGTCGGGGGCGGGAGCTGGGCGCCGCGCTGCGCCAGGCGGTGCGCGAGGGACGGCTGGCGGCCGGCACCCGGCTGCCGTCCACCCGCGACCTGGCCCGGGACCTCCGGGTGTCCCGCGGTCTGGTCAGCGAGCTGTACGCGCAGCTCACCGCCGAGGGCTACCTGACCAGCCGTCAGGGCTCGGGCACCTGGGTCGCCGCGCTCACCCCCACCCCGCCGTC encodes:
- a CDS encoding DMT family transporter, with protein sequence MNRPPRPSASGAVLTACAAFLVGTSFVAMSLLGGYPGLGGQGLRYGGAAVVLLALAGRGPRGLAPARTLPPRLWLRLALLAATGMVGFNLAVLAAERTAEPAVPGVVVGCAPLAIAILAPLLEHRRPSPRIAGAALLVVAGAAVVQGFGRTDAPGLGFSLLALLGEVAFGLVAVPLIAPLGPLLLSGCACAVGSVQALLLGLLLQGPAVLRLPTATQALALAWMALPVTVLAFWAWYTGVQRLGPERAGLFSGVIPVAAAATAPLVGTGSPGVGQIAGSLLVAGGVVAGLLAGRPVRAGRTGRRGLPRGGAGPRRGGGSGRGPGGLRLLTGRRR